A window of the Streptomyces sp. NBC_01351 genome harbors these coding sequences:
- a CDS encoding ANTAR domain-containing protein yields MTEPGPAGVPAGSAPVGNALAAAVTELTSEISALHADRGRRRLLDLATGVLSAQLAIPPDEAADHLVRPAVSTGLGAVDTAADIVNAAAGSVVVEAPDGQAGAASKARRTRRSAAAALAADSAAEALDTLLEGGLRPLGVRAVFLWRRTETGCLELVGQAGASRPEAAHWRWLPPGCGGPLHQAMHGGVPVWLPDGTDEGPPSGSPRLPGAVAHGARVLFPLRPAGGAAGLLLAAWEEPVPVDEVLRREFADPAEPAAHVLDWARDEEGGPRGLTALLDLLEQPAAVVRAAVGTQAVVKDVNPAAGRAVGGVHEPVGRPLAQVFPYAHEGLTRLIAAAAGGGGPQFVPCLPEDGPAPESGSMAHVRVLALARERAVVLWDTVDTSPVLVRVLGRLERIAWFEDDLVTGRSRWSSKAYALFGLQPRAEPLPLRALGPRVHAQDAEVLREMPAALADRREGAQGCCGWCGPTAGSGASRSRPSPS; encoded by the coding sequence ATGACCGAGCCCGGCCCGGCCGGTGTCCCGGCCGGCAGCGCCCCGGTCGGCAACGCCCTGGCCGCCGCCGTCACCGAGCTGACCTCTGAGATCTCGGCGCTCCATGCCGACCGCGGCCGTCGGCGACTGCTCGACCTCGCCACCGGGGTGCTCTCGGCCCAGCTGGCCATCCCGCCCGACGAGGCCGCGGACCACCTGGTGCGGCCGGCGGTGTCCACGGGGCTCGGGGCCGTGGACACCGCGGCCGACATCGTCAACGCGGCCGCCGGGAGCGTGGTCGTCGAGGCCCCCGACGGGCAGGCCGGCGCCGCGTCGAAGGCACGTCGTACCCGGCGCAGTGCGGCGGCGGCCCTCGCCGCGGACAGCGCCGCCGAAGCGCTGGACACGCTGCTGGAGGGCGGCCTGCGCCCCCTCGGTGTCCGGGCGGTCTTCCTGTGGCGGCGCACCGAGACGGGCTGCCTGGAGCTGGTCGGGCAGGCCGGTGCGAGCCGCCCGGAGGCCGCGCACTGGCGGTGGCTGCCGCCCGGGTGCGGGGGCCCACTGCACCAGGCGATGCACGGAGGCGTCCCCGTCTGGCTGCCGGACGGTACGGACGAGGGCCCGCCCTCCGGGTCGCCCCGGCTGCCGGGGGCCGTGGCGCATGGCGCCCGGGTGCTGTTCCCGCTCCGGCCGGCGGGCGGGGCGGCCGGGCTGCTCCTCGCCGCGTGGGAGGAGCCCGTGCCCGTGGACGAGGTGCTGCGCCGGGAGTTCGCCGATCCGGCGGAGCCCGCGGCGCACGTCCTGGACTGGGCGCGGGACGAGGAGGGCGGGCCGCGCGGCCTCACCGCGCTGCTGGACCTGCTGGAACAGCCCGCGGCCGTCGTCCGGGCGGCCGTAGGGACCCAGGCGGTGGTCAAGGACGTCAATCCGGCCGCCGGCAGAGCCGTCGGCGGGGTCCACGAGCCCGTGGGGCGGCCGCTCGCGCAGGTCTTCCCGTACGCCCACGAGGGTCTGACACGGCTGATCGCGGCGGCCGCCGGTGGCGGCGGGCCGCAGTTCGTCCCCTGCCTGCCGGAGGACGGCCCGGCGCCCGAGTCGGGGTCCATGGCCCACGTGCGCGTACTGGCCCTCGCGAGGGAGCGGGCGGTGGTGCTGTGGGACACCGTCGACACGAGCCCGGTGCTGGTCCGCGTGCTCGGGCGGCTGGAGCGGATCGCCTGGTTCGAGGACGATCTGGTGACCGGCCGGTCCCGCTGGAGCTCGAAGGCGTACGCGCTCTTCGGTCTGCAGCCCCGGGCGGAGCCGCTGCCGCTGCGCGCGCTCGGCCCGCGGGTGCACGCGCAGGACGCGGAGGTCCTGCGGGAGATGCCGGCCGCCCTGGCGGACCGACGGGAGGGGGCCCAGGGCTGCTGCGGGTGGTGCGGCCCGACGGCGGGGTCCGGCGCATCCAGATCGCGGCCGAGCCCGTCCTGA
- a CDS encoding DUF6084 family protein, protein MTDFAFACTGVRADPYAAGPTLVFRLRMTTSPGVRMHAIALRCQIRVEPARRRYGPVEADGLADLFGAPSRWGSTLQPVQFAQVSLMVPSFTGETEVDLVVPCTYDMDIAATRYFAALQGGEVPLLMLFSGTAFTGAGGFHVEPVPWDSEAAYRMPVGVWREMVEQHFPGCGWLRLPADTMADLLAFRSRHALPSWEATVRALLDTAAAAGPPPPAVRLGAAPPRVTERTAP, encoded by the coding sequence ATGACGGATTTCGCCTTCGCCTGCACGGGGGTGCGCGCCGACCCGTACGCCGCCGGTCCGACGCTGGTGTTCCGGCTGCGCATGACCACTTCGCCCGGGGTGCGGATGCACGCCATCGCCCTGCGCTGCCAGATCCGCGTCGAACCCGCCCGGCGGCGGTACGGCCCGGTGGAGGCGGACGGGCTGGCCGACCTGTTCGGTGCGCCCTCCCGCTGGGGGTCCACGCTCCAGCCCGTGCAGTTCGCCCAGGTGTCGCTGATGGTCCCGAGCTTCACCGGGGAGACCGAGGTCGACCTGGTGGTGCCGTGCACCTACGACATGGACATCGCGGCGACCCGGTACTTCGCCGCGCTCCAGGGCGGTGAGGTGCCGCTGCTGATGCTGTTCTCCGGGACCGCGTTCACCGGGGCCGGCGGCTTCCACGTCGAACCGGTGCCCTGGGACAGCGAGGCGGCGTACCGGATGCCGGTGGGGGTCTGGCGGGAGATGGTCGAGCAGCACTTCCCCGGCTGCGGCTGGCTGCGGCTGCCCGCCGACACGATGGCCGACCTGCTCGCCTTCCGCTCGCGGCACGCCCTCCCCTCCTGGGAGGCGACCGTACGCGCCCTCCTGGACACCGCGGCCGCGGCGGGACCGCCGCCGCCCGCGGTCCGGTTGGGGGCGGCTCCGCCGCGCGTCACCGAGAGGACGGCCCCGTGA
- a CDS encoding HypC/HybG/HupF family hydrogenase formation chaperone: protein MCLAVPGKVLDIGERDGTRMATVDFGGVQKEVCLEYLPDLQVGEYAIVHVGFALQRLDEESAKQTLELFAELGMLQEEFGDPWEMAAEAGEGVQP, encoded by the coding sequence ATGTGCCTGGCGGTACCCGGCAAAGTGCTTGACATCGGGGAGCGGGACGGCACCCGCATGGCCACAGTGGACTTCGGCGGCGTACAGAAGGAGGTGTGCCTGGAGTACCTGCCGGACCTCCAGGTAGGCGAGTACGCCATCGTCCACGTGGGGTTCGCCCTCCAGCGGCTGGACGAGGAGTCCGCGAAGCAGACCCTTGAGCTCTTCGCGGAACTCGGCATGTTGCAGGAGGAGTTCGGTGACCCGTGGGAAATGGCCGCGGAGGCCGGCGAGGGGGTGCAGCCGTGA
- a CDS encoding DUF5947 family protein: protein MSGSASAARGLRRFAGARPPRPETCELCGVVVAEDGHRHLVETERRALVCACTGCALLFDRPGAVTGRFRAVPDRYLTDPGHRLDDGAWEALQIPVGVAFLFRNAALDRLVALYPSPAGATESELDPETWQGVLGAGRLAALLEPDVEALLLHRAEGRTTCHLVPIDICYELVGRMRMLWQGFDGGAEAREALRVFFERVERRSRALAPDAVEAGRP from the coding sequence GTGAGCGGGTCGGCTTCGGCGGCCCGGGGCCTGCGGCGGTTCGCCGGCGCGCGCCCGCCACGCCCCGAGACCTGCGAACTGTGCGGGGTGGTGGTGGCCGAGGACGGACACCGCCACCTGGTGGAGACCGAGCGGCGGGCCCTGGTCTGCGCGTGTACCGGCTGCGCGCTGCTCTTCGACCGGCCGGGGGCGGTCACCGGCCGCTTCCGCGCCGTCCCCGACCGGTACCTGACCGATCCGGGGCACCGGCTCGACGACGGCGCCTGGGAGGCCCTCCAGATCCCCGTCGGGGTGGCCTTCCTCTTCCGCAACGCCGCGCTGGACCGCCTGGTCGCGCTCTACCCGAGCCCCGCCGGGGCCACCGAGAGCGAGCTCGACCCGGAGACCTGGCAGGGCGTGCTCGGCGCCGGACGGCTGGCCGCCCTCCTGGAACCCGACGTGGAGGCGCTGCTGCTGCACCGCGCGGAGGGGCGCACCACCTGCCACCTGGTGCCCATCGACATCTGCTACGAACTGGTGGGGCGGATGCGGATGCTGTGGCAGGGCTTCGACGGGGGCGCGGAGGCCCGGGAGGCGCTGCGCGTCTTCTTCGAACGCGTCGAGCGGCGGTCCCGGGCACTCGCGCCCGACGCGGTGGAAGCGGGCCGGCCATGA
- the hypF gene encoding carbamoyltransferase HypF, giving the protein MEGVQRRRVVVRGVVQGVGFRPYVYARATGLGLAGHVTNTPEGVVTEVEGAPEAVSDFCERLAADAPPLAVVDGVDHCEVPVVGGSGGFSIIASRSGGPARTLVSPDTATCAACLAELADPADRRHRHPFITCTHCGPRFTIVTGLPYDRAHTTMAGFPMCPDCAREYADPADRRFHAQPVACTACGPRLRLLVAAGAKAPYELTGTDPVAEARRMLARGAILAVKGLGGYHLACDAAQPKAVAELRRRKARGDKPFAVMVRDLAEAERLAHIGPEERALLTGNVRPVVLLRRRAGVPGPAEPAEAVAPRSPDLGVMLPYTPVHHLLFGLPGDPPGPGLLVMTSGNLAGEPIVTDEAEALERLAGLADAWLTHDRPIHVPCDDSVVRVCDGATLLVRRARGYAPLPVALPLPVPATLAAGGDLKNALCLGEGRRAWLSAHIGDMDDLATQLAFERAEQQLESITGVTPERLAADRHPGYRSGRWAARNAGGRPLVRVQHHHAHIASAMAEHGLDGGRRVIGVAFDGTGYGDDGAVWGGEVLLADYAGYTRFAHLAYVPLPGGDAAVHRPYRMALSHLRAAGIPWDPDLPCVNSCPDDELRVLSRQLELGLNCAATSSMGRLFDAVSSLAGICHRSGYEAQAAMELESAALRTAGRDGTDPYAFTLNLPTPGDAPGPGDAPVTADPAPLLAAAVADLRAGAAPSVIAARFHAGVTALVGRLCVLARERHGLDTVVLTGGVFANTLLSSACARTLRGHGFTVLRHRHVPPNDGGLALGQLMVAAAFDVTEPPQRGEAHVPGGTRQSA; this is encoded by the coding sequence ATGGAGGGCGTGCAGCGCCGTCGGGTCGTCGTGCGGGGCGTGGTGCAGGGTGTCGGCTTCCGGCCGTACGTCTACGCCCGCGCCACCGGGCTCGGCCTGGCCGGACACGTCACCAACACCCCCGAAGGCGTGGTGACCGAGGTCGAGGGTGCGCCCGAAGCCGTCTCGGACTTCTGCGAGCGCCTCGCGGCGGACGCGCCCCCGCTGGCCGTGGTGGACGGCGTGGACCACTGCGAGGTGCCGGTGGTCGGCGGCAGCGGCGGGTTCTCGATCATCGCCTCCCGGAGCGGCGGGCCGGCCCGGACCCTGGTCTCCCCCGACACGGCCACGTGCGCCGCCTGCCTCGCCGAGCTGGCCGACCCGGCCGACCGGCGCCACCGGCACCCCTTCATCACGTGCACGCACTGCGGGCCCCGTTTCACCATCGTCACCGGTCTGCCCTACGACCGCGCCCACACGACCATGGCCGGCTTCCCGATGTGCCCCGACTGCGCCCGCGAGTACGCCGATCCGGCCGACCGGCGCTTCCACGCCCAGCCAGTGGCCTGCACGGCCTGTGGGCCTCGGCTGCGGCTGCTGGTCGCCGCGGGCGCGAAGGCCCCGTACGAGCTCACCGGTACGGATCCCGTCGCCGAGGCCCGCCGGATGCTGGCCCGGGGCGCGATCCTCGCGGTCAAGGGGCTCGGCGGGTACCACCTGGCCTGCGATGCCGCCCAGCCGAAGGCCGTGGCGGAACTGCGCCGGCGCAAGGCCCGCGGCGACAAGCCCTTCGCCGTGATGGTGCGCGACCTCGCCGAGGCCGAGCGGCTGGCGCACATCGGCCCGGAGGAACGCGCCCTGCTCACCGGGAACGTCCGGCCCGTCGTGCTGCTGCGCAGGCGCGCCGGGGTCCCGGGCCCGGCCGAGCCCGCCGAGGCGGTCGCTCCGCGCAGCCCCGACCTCGGAGTCATGCTTCCGTACACCCCCGTCCACCACCTGCTGTTCGGGCTTCCCGGCGATCCTCCGGGGCCCGGGCTGCTCGTCATGACCAGCGGGAACCTCGCGGGCGAGCCCATCGTCACCGACGAGGCCGAGGCCCTGGAGCGGCTGGCCGGCCTCGCCGACGCCTGGCTCACGCACGACCGCCCCATCCACGTGCCGTGCGACGACTCGGTGGTACGGGTCTGCGACGGCGCCACGCTGCTGGTCCGGCGTGCGCGCGGCTACGCCCCGCTGCCGGTCGCGCTGCCGCTGCCGGTCCCCGCCACGCTGGCCGCCGGCGGCGACCTGAAGAACGCCCTCTGCCTCGGTGAGGGCCGTCGGGCCTGGCTGTCGGCGCACATCGGCGACATGGACGACCTCGCCACCCAGCTCGCGTTCGAGCGGGCCGAGCAGCAGCTGGAGTCCATCACCGGCGTCACGCCCGAGCGGCTGGCCGCGGACCGGCATCCCGGCTACCGGTCGGGCCGGTGGGCGGCGCGCAATGCCGGCGGGCGGCCGCTGGTGCGCGTCCAGCACCATCACGCGCACATCGCCTCCGCGATGGCCGAACACGGTCTGGACGGCGGCCGCCGGGTGATCGGCGTCGCCTTCGACGGCACCGGCTACGGCGACGACGGCGCGGTGTGGGGCGGCGAGGTGCTCCTCGCCGACTACGCCGGATACACGCGCTTCGCGCATCTCGCGTACGTTCCCCTGCCGGGCGGCGACGCCGCCGTGCACCGGCCGTACCGGATGGCCCTGTCGCACCTGCGGGCGGCGGGCATCCCGTGGGATCCGGACCTGCCGTGCGTGAACAGCTGCCCCGATGACGAACTTCGGGTGCTGTCGCGCCAGTTGGAGCTCGGCCTGAACTGCGCGGCCACCTCCAGCATGGGGCGGCTCTTCGACGCCGTCTCTTCACTGGCGGGCATCTGCCACCGCTCCGGCTACGAGGCCCAGGCGGCGATGGAACTGGAGAGCGCCGCACTGCGGACGGCGGGACGCGACGGCACCGACCCCTACGCCTTCACCCTGAACCTGCCCACCCCCGGCGACGCACCCGGCCCCGGCGACGCCCCGGTCACCGCGGACCCGGCGCCCCTGCTGGCGGCGGCGGTCGCCGACCTGCGCGCGGGGGCGGCCCCCTCGGTGATCGCGGCCCGCTTCCACGCCGGTGTGACCGCGCTCGTCGGCAGGCTGTGCGTCCTCGCGCGCGAGCGGCACGGACTGGACACGGTGGTGCTGACCGGCGGGGTCTTCGCCAACACCCTGCTGTCCTCGGCCTGCGCCCGCACGCTGCGCGGGCACGGTTTCACCGTACTGCGGCACCGCCACGTCCCGCCGAACGACGGCGGCCTGGCACTCGGTCAGCTCATGGTGGCGGCCGCCTTCGACGTCACCGAACCCCCACAGCGAGGAGAGGCCCATGTGCCTGGCGGTACCCGGCAAAGTGCTTGA
- a CDS encoding ATP-binding protein, with protein sequence MNERRSPERSRVFVLGAEEENVVTRCRDFTKRALTDWEWLPAPDPDAEADAEDVLLLVSELVANARLHGGGPSSLLLRRTGDGLRVEVTDRSPTLPVLQSHSPPARPGGHGLRIVDRLARRWGAEPLDGGKRVWLEVSAPQRIVEGPGEERPWWSRRRAGGNGSSNGGVSRSRP encoded by the coding sequence ATGAACGAGCGCCGTTCACCGGAGCGGAGTCGGGTCTTCGTGCTGGGCGCGGAGGAGGAGAACGTCGTCACCCGGTGCCGGGACTTCACCAAGCGGGCGCTGACCGACTGGGAATGGCTGCCCGCTCCGGACCCCGATGCCGAGGCCGACGCCGAGGACGTGCTGCTGCTCGTGTCCGAGCTGGTGGCCAACGCCCGCCTGCACGGTGGGGGCCCGAGTTCGCTCCTGCTCCGGCGCACCGGTGACGGCCTGCGCGTCGAGGTGACCGATCGGAGCCCGACCCTTCCCGTGCTCCAGAGCCATTCGCCCCCCGCCCGGCCCGGAGGGCACGGGCTGCGCATCGTGGACCGGCTGGCGCGGCGCTGGGGCGCGGAGCCGCTGGACGGCGGCAAGCGGGTCTGGCTGGAGGTCTCCGCGCCGCAGCGGATCGTGGAGGGGCCGGGCGAAGAGCGGCCCTGGTGGTCCCGGCGCAGGGCCGGGGGCAACGGCAGCTCCAACGGAGGCGTCAGTCGGTCCCGCCCGTGA
- a CDS encoding DUF6893 family small protein: MKKAVIGGAAAVALLAVLKQLLPDIRRYLHIRGM; this comes from the coding sequence ATGAAGAAGGCCGTCATCGGCGGAGCCGCCGCCGTCGCCCTGCTCGCCGTGCTCAAGCAGCTGCTGCCCGACATCAGGCGCTACCTGCACATCCGCGGCATGTGA
- a CDS encoding hydrogenase maturation nickel metallochaperone HypA/HybF has protein sequence MHEMSIAMAVVGQVEEAAPDATGVVSRVELQVGELAGVVPDSLAFCFELACAGTVLEGAELVTRSVPARARCAACTGEWAVGMPPELCCPACGRATEVELLSGRELRILTVTWEDAPDPDAQAAVPCRAPISEEA, from the coding sequence ATGCACGAGATGTCGATCGCCATGGCCGTCGTCGGCCAGGTGGAAGAGGCGGCCCCGGACGCGACGGGCGTCGTGAGCCGAGTGGAGCTCCAGGTCGGGGAGTTGGCCGGGGTGGTCCCGGACTCCCTCGCCTTCTGCTTCGAACTGGCCTGCGCCGGAACGGTCCTGGAGGGTGCCGAGCTCGTCACCCGGTCCGTGCCGGCCCGCGCGCGCTGCGCCGCCTGCACGGGCGAATGGGCCGTGGGCATGCCGCCCGAACTGTGTTGTCCCGCCTGCGGACGGGCCACGGAGGTGGAGCTGCTCTCCGGACGCGAGCTGCGCATCCTCACCGTGACCTGGGAGGACGCCCCGGACCCCGACGCCCAGGCCGCGGTCCCCTGCCGCGCACCGATCTCCGAGGAGGCCTGA
- the hypE gene encoding hydrogenase expression/formation protein HypE, producing MAETAPLDITGWTCPAPLRDHPRVVMGHGGGGALSAELVEHLFLPAFGGPALAQLGDSAALSLGGVRLAFSTDSYVVRPLFFPGGCIGDLAVNGTVNDLAMSGAEPAYLSCGFILEEGVELSVVSRVARAMGDAARAAGVEVATGDTKVVESGHGDGIYVNTAGIGVIPAGVDLRPQRVVPGDVVIVSGDIGLHGVAIMSVREGLEFGVDVESDCAALGGLVRSMLAVTPDLHVLRDPTRGGLAASLNEIAAASGTGVVIQDSRVPVPPAVANACSILGLDPFYVANEGKLVAFVPREHAEAVLDAMRAHPLGRGATVIGEAVEAHPGMVVARTRLGGTRVVDLPIGEQLPRIC from the coding sequence TTGGCTGAGACCGCACCCCTGGACATCACCGGCTGGACCTGCCCGGCCCCGCTGCGCGACCACCCCCGGGTGGTGATGGGTCACGGCGGGGGCGGCGCCCTGTCCGCCGAGCTCGTCGAGCACCTCTTCCTCCCGGCGTTCGGCGGCCCCGCCCTGGCCCAGCTCGGGGACTCCGCCGCGCTCTCCCTGGGCGGGGTGCGCCTCGCCTTCTCCACGGACTCCTACGTGGTGCGCCCGCTGTTCTTCCCCGGCGGCTGCATCGGCGACCTCGCGGTCAACGGCACGGTCAACGACCTCGCGATGAGCGGGGCCGAACCGGCCTACCTCTCCTGCGGGTTCATCCTGGAGGAGGGGGTCGAGCTGTCCGTCGTCTCCCGGGTGGCCCGGGCGATGGGCGACGCGGCCCGGGCCGCGGGCGTGGAGGTGGCCACCGGGGACACCAAGGTCGTCGAGAGCGGGCACGGCGACGGCATCTACGTCAACACCGCGGGCATCGGGGTCATCCCGGCGGGGGTGGACCTGCGCCCGCAGCGGGTGGTGCCCGGTGACGTGGTGATCGTCAGCGGTGACATCGGGCTCCACGGCGTGGCCATCATGAGCGTCCGGGAGGGCCTGGAGTTCGGGGTGGACGTCGAGAGCGACTGCGCGGCGCTCGGCGGCCTCGTCCGGAGCATGCTCGCGGTCACACCGGACCTCCACGTGCTGCGCGACCCCACCCGGGGCGGTCTGGCCGCCTCGCTGAACGAGATCGCGGCGGCCTCCGGCACCGGCGTCGTCATCCAGGATTCTCGGGTCCCCGTCCCGCCGGCCGTCGCGAACGCCTGCTCGATCCTCGGCCTGGACCCCTTCTACGTGGCCAACGAGGGCAAGCTGGTGGCCTTCGTACCGCGCGAGCACGCCGAGGCCGTGCTCGACGCCATGCGGGCGCATCCGCTGGGCCGCGGGGCGACCGTGATCGGCGAGGCGGTGGAGGCCCACCCGGGCATGGTCGTGGCGCGCACCCGGCTGGGCGGCACCCGCGTGGTCGACCTGCCGATCGGGGAGCAGCTCCCGCGGATCTGCTGA
- the hypD gene encoding hydrogenase formation protein HypD, translating into MKYIDEFQDPDLARRLLDEIHATVTRPWALMEVCGGQTHTIIRHGIDQLLPDQVELIHGPGCPVCVTPLEVIDKALEIASRPGVIFCSFGDMLRVPGTGRDLFRVRSEGGDVRVVYSPLDALTIARQNPDREVVFFGIGFETTAPPNAMTVHQAKRLGIPNFSLLVSHVRVPPAIEAIMQSPSCRVQGFLAAGHVCSVMGVAEYPELAARYRVPIVVTGFEPLDILEGVRRTVRQLERGEHTVENAYARAVRPEGNPAALAMLEDVFEVTDRAWRGIGVIPGSGWRLSDRYREFDAEHRFSVTGITTREPAECRSGEVLQGLIKPHECEAFGTLCTPRTPLGATMVSSEGACAAYYLYRRLDLQAAPASPTTPLEASPVG; encoded by the coding sequence GTGAAGTACATCGACGAGTTCCAGGACCCGGACCTGGCGCGCCGGCTGCTGGACGAGATCCACGCCACGGTGACCCGCCCCTGGGCGCTCATGGAGGTCTGCGGCGGCCAGACCCACACCATCATCCGGCACGGGATCGATCAACTCCTCCCCGATCAGGTGGAGTTGATCCACGGCCCGGGCTGTCCGGTCTGTGTGACCCCACTGGAGGTCATCGACAAGGCGTTGGAGATCGCCTCCCGGCCCGGGGTGATCTTCTGCTCCTTCGGGGACATGCTCCGGGTGCCGGGGACCGGCCGCGACCTGTTCCGGGTGCGGAGCGAGGGCGGCGACGTACGGGTGGTCTACTCCCCGCTCGACGCCCTGACCATCGCCCGCCAGAACCCGGACCGTGAAGTGGTGTTCTTCGGCATCGGATTCGAAACCACCGCGCCGCCCAATGCCATGACGGTCCATCAGGCCAAGCGGCTGGGCATCCCCAACTTCAGCCTGCTCGTCTCGCACGTCCGGGTTCCCCCGGCCATCGAGGCCATCATGCAGTCGCCCAGCTGCCGGGTGCAGGGCTTCCTCGCCGCCGGGCACGTGTGCAGCGTCATGGGCGTGGCGGAGTACCCGGAGCTCGCGGCACGGTACCGGGTGCCGATCGTGGTGACGGGCTTCGAGCCCCTGGACATCCTCGAAGGCGTACGGCGGACCGTGCGCCAGCTCGAACGGGGCGAGCACACCGTGGAGAACGCGTACGCGCGCGCCGTCCGCCCGGAGGGCAACCCGGCCGCCCTCGCCATGCTGGAGGACGTCTTCGAGGTCACCGACCGGGCCTGGCGCGGCATCGGGGTCATCCCGGGCAGCGGCTGGCGGCTCTCGGACCGCTACCGCGAGTTCGACGCCGAGCACCGCTTCTCGGTCACCGGGATCACCACGCGGGAGCCCGCCGAGTGCCGCAGCGGCGAGGTGCTCCAGGGGCTCATCAAGCCGCACGAGTGCGAGGCCTTCGGCACCTTGTGCACGCCGCGCACACCGCTCGGCGCCACGATGGTCTCCAGCGAGGGCGCCTGCGCCGCGTACTACCTCTACCGCCGGCTCGACCTCCAGGCCGCGCCGGCTTCCCCGACGACGCCGCTGGAGGCGAGCCCCGTTGGCTGA
- a CDS encoding hydrogenase maturation protease, translated as MNGRTLIAGIGNVFLGDDGFGVETLRALSSHALPQGVEAVDFGVRGVHLAYQLLDGYDTVVLVDATARGGAPGTLYLIEVGTGDARVAPGGAALDGHDMSPDTVLALLDTLCAGTGTAAPRRVLVLGCEPACVEEGIGLSRPVADAVPEAVRMLLDLLRQEEAPGAGVDDPNRRELRRTP; from the coding sequence GTGAACGGCCGGACCCTGATCGCCGGAATCGGCAACGTCTTCCTCGGCGACGACGGTTTCGGCGTGGAGACCCTGCGGGCCCTGTCCTCGCACGCGCTGCCGCAGGGGGTGGAGGCGGTGGACTTCGGGGTCCGCGGGGTCCACCTCGCCTACCAGTTGCTCGACGGCTACGACACGGTCGTCCTCGTCGACGCCACCGCACGCGGCGGAGCCCCCGGCACCCTGTACCTGATCGAGGTCGGCACCGGGGACGCGCGCGTCGCACCTGGCGGGGCCGCCCTCGACGGCCACGACATGTCGCCCGACACCGTCCTCGCCCTGTTGGACACCCTGTGCGCCGGGACCGGCACCGCCGCGCCCCGGCGCGTGCTCGTCCTCGGGTGCGAACCCGCCTGCGTCGAGGAGGGCATCGGTCTGAGCCGGCCGGTGGCCGACGCGGTGCCGGAGGCCGTACGCATGCTCCTGGACCTGCTCCGGCAGGAGGAGGCGCCCGGGGCCGGAGTGGATGACCCGAACCGCCGTGAACTGAGGAGAACCCCATGA
- a CDS encoding SigB/SigF/SigG family RNA polymerase sigma factor — MSPLSRVTAEPVHTDYRTAVLDLPEVPEDPLGVSTSEARVLSVSLFERLNALTEGTPEYSYVRNTLVELNLSLVKYAARRFHNRSEPLEDIVQVGTIGLIKAINRYDVERGVEFATFALPTITGEMKRFFRDTSWAVKVPRRLQELRLDIAKTHDVLEQRLGRRPTDHELAERLGIEDEALAEGRRAANGYTAGTFERLTGEEPEGSTAPQTLGVEEPAYDLIESLESLKPLLADLDERDRLILSLRFGEDLTQAEIGDRLGVSQMQVSRLLGRIMVKLRTGLLTDGGGTAG; from the coding sequence ATGTCACCCCTTTCCCGCGTCACAGCGGAGCCCGTCCATACCGACTACCGCACAGCCGTACTCGACCTCCCCGAGGTCCCCGAGGATCCGCTCGGAGTCAGCACCTCCGAGGCCCGCGTCCTGTCGGTGTCGCTCTTCGAGCGGCTGAACGCACTCACCGAGGGCACTCCCGAGTACTCCTACGTGCGCAATACGCTCGTCGAACTGAACCTCAGCTTGGTGAAGTACGCCGCCCGCCGGTTCCACAACCGCAGCGAGCCGCTGGAGGACATCGTCCAGGTGGGCACGATCGGCCTGATCAAGGCCATCAACCGGTACGACGTCGAGCGCGGGGTCGAGTTCGCGACGTTCGCGCTTCCCACCATCACCGGAGAGATGAAGCGGTTCTTCCGGGACACCTCGTGGGCCGTGAAGGTTCCGAGGCGGCTGCAGGAGCTGCGGCTCGACATCGCCAAGACGCACGACGTCCTGGAGCAGCGGCTGGGCAGGCGGCCCACCGATCACGAGCTCGCGGAGCGGCTGGGCATCGAGGACGAGGCTCTGGCCGAGGGCCGTCGGGCCGCCAACGGCTACACCGCGGGCACCTTCGAGCGACTCACAGGAGAGGAGCCGGAGGGGAGCACGGCGCCGCAGACACTGGGGGTCGAGGAACCCGCGTACGACCTGATCGAAAGCCTGGAGTCCCTCAAGCCGCTCCTGGCCGACCTCGACGAACGCGACCGGCTGATCCTCTCGCTGCGCTTCGGGGAGGACCTCACCCAGGCGGAGATCGGTGACCGGCTCGGCGTCTCCCAGATGCAGGTCTCCCGGCTGCTCGGCCGGATCATGGTGAAGCTGCGGACCGGACTGCTGACGGACGGCGGTGGCACGGCCGGGTGA